From Haloarcula sp. CBA1127, a single genomic window includes:
- a CDS encoding 50S ribosomal protein L40e, with the protein MASFETASDRLLNKQICMRCNARNPQRAQQCRKCGYGNLRPKAKETRSA; encoded by the coding sequence ATGGCTAGCTTCGAGACAGCGTCCGACCGACTCCTCAACAAGCAGATCTGCATGCGGTGTAACGCTCGGAACCCACAGCGCGCCCAGCAGTGCCGGAAGTGCGGCTACGGCAACCTGCGTCCGAAGGCGAAAGAAACCCGTAGCGCCTGA